From the Kitasatospora viridis genome, one window contains:
- a CDS encoding exonuclease domain-containing protein, giving the protein MNQNSQWYEGPLASFDTETTGVDVEQDRIVSAALLVQSAPGAPVQRSSWLADPGVPIPDGARAVHGITDEQVRAHGRPPTEVSTEIAVALAAQARAGVPLVVMNAPYDLTLLDRELRRHAGSTLAAHLAGAELLVVDPRVLDKHVDRYRKGRRTLTDLCAHYGVELAGAHDAGADAWAALQLVRVLGGRHRTALGELSPAELHLRQTAWHAAQARGLQAWFDRSGTQERVDRSWPLRPAA; this is encoded by the coding sequence ATGAATCAGAACTCCCAGTGGTACGAAGGTCCGCTCGCCTCCTTCGACACCGAGACCACCGGCGTGGACGTGGAACAGGACCGGATCGTCTCCGCCGCCCTGCTCGTGCAGTCCGCCCCGGGCGCCCCGGTGCAGCGGAGCAGTTGGCTGGCCGATCCGGGCGTGCCGATCCCGGACGGCGCCCGCGCCGTGCACGGGATAACCGACGAACAGGTGCGGGCGCACGGCCGCCCGCCCACCGAGGTCAGCACCGAGATAGCCGTCGCGCTGGCCGCCCAGGCCCGCGCCGGGGTGCCGCTGGTGGTGATGAACGCGCCCTACGACCTGACGCTGCTGGACCGGGAGTTGCGCCGGCACGCGGGCAGCACGCTGGCCGCGCACCTGGCCGGCGCCGAGCTGCTGGTGGTCGACCCCCGGGTGCTGGACAAGCACGTGGACCGCTACCGCAAGGGCCGCCGCACCCTGACCGACCTGTGCGCGCACTACGGCGTCGAGCTGGCCGGCGCGCACGACGCGGGCGCGGACGCCTGGGCCGCCCTGCAGTTGGTCCGGGTGCTCGGCGGCCGCCACCGGACCGCACTCGGCGAACTCTCCCCCGCCGAACTGCACCTGCGTCAGACCGCCTGGCACGCGGCCCAGGCCCGCGGCCTGCAGGCCTGGTTCGACCGCTCCGGCACCCAGGAGCGGGTGGACCGCTCCTGGCCGCTGCGCCCCGCCGCCTGA